The Xiphias gladius isolate SHS-SW01 ecotype Sanya breed wild chromosome 7, ASM1685928v1, whole genome shotgun sequence genome window below encodes:
- the LOC120791534 gene encoding S-arrestin-like isoform X1 produces MSPKHVVFKKVSRDKSVAVYMAKRDFVDHCDFVDPVDGVIVIDPVQLKGKKVYVMLSCTFRYGRQDMDVMGVAFRRDLFLVTRQVYPELQDKEKLTHTKIQQKLLRKLGDNAFPFFFEFPDNLPCSVALQPGPTDVGKKCAVEFEVKAFCGENQDEKIDKQSSVRLSIRKIQFSPENSKLVPVADTTFEFLMSEKPLHVKLSLPKEIFYHGEPVKVNVEINNSSSRNIKDISVSVEQVTNVVLYSDDKYVKSVAKEETNDSVSSGTSLKKEYTLYPLLAHNKDRRGLALDGRLKHEDTNLASSSIVKQEVLKEVQGILVSYKVVVRMMASGEVSLEVPFRLMHPKPETAKEGESDDMVFEEFKRAYLKGVVYGDDDESPTEA; encoded by the exons ATGAGTCCTAAACATGTCGTCTTCAAGAAAGTTTCCCGCGACAAGTCG gtgGCAGTCTACATGGCCAAGAGAGACTTTGTGGATCACTGTGACTTTGTGGATCCAGTCG aTGGAGTGATCGTGATCGACCCAGTGCAGCTCAAAGGAAAGAAAG TGTACGTGATGCTGTCATGCACGTTTCGGTACGGCCGTCAGGACATGGATGTGATGGGTGTTGCCTTCAGGAGGGACCTGTTCTTGGTGACCCGGCAGGTTTACCCCGAGCTGCAGGACAAAGAGAAACTGACTCACACCAAGATCCAGCAGAAACTGCTGCGAAAGCTGGGAGACAACgccttccctttcttcttcgAG tttccGGACAACCTGCCGTGTTCTGTCGCTCTGCAGCCTGGACCAACTGATGTGGGAAAG aaATGTGCGGTGGAGTTTGAGGTGAAAGCTTTCTGTGGTGAAAACcaggatgagaagattgacaaaCA GAGTTCAGTTCGTCTCAGCATCCGTAAGATCCAGTTCAGTCCAGAGAACAGTAAACTGGTTCCAGTAGCAGACACCACCTTCGAGTTCCTGATGTCTGAGAAACCTCTGCACGTCAAACTGAGTCTGCCTAAAGAG ATATTTTACCATGGTGAGCCAGTCAAAGTGAATGTTGAGATCAACAACTCATCCAGCAGGAACATCAAAGACATCAGTGTGTCAG tcGAGCAGGTGACCAATGTTGTTCTTTACTCCGACGACAAATATGTTAAATCAGTGGCCAAAGAGGAGACAAA tGACTCAGTTTCCTCTGGGACCAGTCTGAAGAAGGAATACACCCTGTATCCTCTGCTTGCTCACAACAAAGACCGGAGAGGACTCGCTTTGGATGGACGACTCAAACATGAGGACACCAACCTGGCTTCATCTAGCAT TGTGAAGCAGGAGGTGCTGAAGGAGGTCCAGGGGATCTTGGTCTCCTATAAGGTGGTGGTGAGGATGATGGCCTCTGG tgagGTGTCCCTGGAGGTTCCTTTCAGACTGATGCATCCTAAACCTGAAACAG CCAAGGAGGG
- the LOC120791534 gene encoding S-arrestin-like isoform X2: protein MSPKHVVFKKVSRDKSVAVYMAKRDFVDHCDFVDPVDGVIVIDPVQLKGKKVYVMLSCTFRYGRQDMDVMGVAFRRDLFLVTRQVYPELQDKEKLTHTKIQQKLLRKLGDNAFPFFFEFPDNLPCSVALQPGPTDVGKKCAVEFEVKAFCGENQDEKIDKQSSVRLSIRKIQFSPENSKLVPVADTTFEFLMSEKPLHVKLSLPKEIFYHGEPVKVNVEINNSSSRNIKDISVSVEQVTNVVLYSDDKYVKSVAKEETNDSVSSGTSLKKEYTLYPLLAHNKDRRGLALDGRLKHEDTNLASSSIVKQEVLKEVQGILVSYKVVVRMMASGEVSLEVPFRLMHPKPETVNQMIWYSRSLNEPT from the exons ATGAGTCCTAAACATGTCGTCTTCAAGAAAGTTTCCCGCGACAAGTCG gtgGCAGTCTACATGGCCAAGAGAGACTTTGTGGATCACTGTGACTTTGTGGATCCAGTCG aTGGAGTGATCGTGATCGACCCAGTGCAGCTCAAAGGAAAGAAAG TGTACGTGATGCTGTCATGCACGTTTCGGTACGGCCGTCAGGACATGGATGTGATGGGTGTTGCCTTCAGGAGGGACCTGTTCTTGGTGACCCGGCAGGTTTACCCCGAGCTGCAGGACAAAGAGAAACTGACTCACACCAAGATCCAGCAGAAACTGCTGCGAAAGCTGGGAGACAACgccttccctttcttcttcgAG tttccGGACAACCTGCCGTGTTCTGTCGCTCTGCAGCCTGGACCAACTGATGTGGGAAAG aaATGTGCGGTGGAGTTTGAGGTGAAAGCTTTCTGTGGTGAAAACcaggatgagaagattgacaaaCA GAGTTCAGTTCGTCTCAGCATCCGTAAGATCCAGTTCAGTCCAGAGAACAGTAAACTGGTTCCAGTAGCAGACACCACCTTCGAGTTCCTGATGTCTGAGAAACCTCTGCACGTCAAACTGAGTCTGCCTAAAGAG ATATTTTACCATGGTGAGCCAGTCAAAGTGAATGTTGAGATCAACAACTCATCCAGCAGGAACATCAAAGACATCAGTGTGTCAG tcGAGCAGGTGACCAATGTTGTTCTTTACTCCGACGACAAATATGTTAAATCAGTGGCCAAAGAGGAGACAAA tGACTCAGTTTCCTCTGGGACCAGTCTGAAGAAGGAATACACCCTGTATCCTCTGCTTGCTCACAACAAAGACCGGAGAGGACTCGCTTTGGATGGACGACTCAAACATGAGGACACCAACCTGGCTTCATCTAGCAT TGTGAAGCAGGAGGTGCTGAAGGAGGTCCAGGGGATCTTGGTCTCCTATAAGGTGGTGGTGAGGATGATGGCCTCTGG tgagGTGTCCCTGGAGGTTCCTTTCAGACTGATGCATCCTAAACCTGAAACAG
- the atg16l1 gene encoding autophagy-related protein 16-1 isoform X3 translates to MAERRVECTWKRHISEQLKLRDQVQRQAFEEIIHQYNRLLEKSDLQAVLSERYQTEKYDVQRGHEASLGADSSRSDALQQEMAQMRIKHQEELTELHKKRGELAQSVIELNNQIQQKDKEIQSNEAKMLEYQQQIANLEGDCRELKNYLQDLERANQTLKDEYDALQITFSALEEKLRKTTEDNQELVSRWMAEKAQEANRLNAENEKDSRRRQAKLQKELADAAKEPLPIDPDDDIEVLAEDGGKGGGETSPNRPLSRTPSKKISQPPPGGLLDSISNIFGRRTANSFSTSPENHEAPSGVCAEVRVPTTALHVFEAHDGEVNAVRFSPGSRLLATGGMDRRVKLWEVVAGRCEPKGALTGSNAGITSIEFDSAGSYLLAASNDFASRIWTVDDYRLRHTLTGHSGKVLSARFLLDNARIVSGSYDRTLKLWDLRSKVCMKTVFAGSSCNDIVCTEQCVMSGHFDKKVRFWDIRAESIVRELELLGRVTSLDLNHDRTELLTCSRDDLIKIIDLRTNAVRQTFSAQGFKCGADWTRVTFSPDGSYVTGGSADGALYVWNVLTGKVDRTLDRNHNSAINSVSWSPSGAYVASVEKGSKAILWSDM, encoded by the exons ATGGCGGAGCGGCGGGTGGAGTGCACATGGAAAAGACACATCTCAGagcagctgaagctcagagaCCAAGTGCAGAGACAGGCCTTCGAGGAGATCATCCACCAGT ATAACCGTCTGCTGGAGAAGTCCGACCTGCAGGCTGTTCTGTCAGAAAGATACCAGACCGAGAAATATGATGTCCAGAGAGGACATGAGGCCAG TTTGGGTGCAGACTCAAGTCGCAGCGACGCTCTGCAGCAGGAAATGGCTCAGATGAGAATTAAACACCAGGAGGAGCTGACGGAGCTACACAAGAAGCGAGGGGAG CTGGCTCAGAGTGTGATTGAGCTGAACAACCAGAttcaacaaaaagacaaagagatcCAGAGCAATGAGGCCAA GATGTTGGAGTATCAGCAGCAAATTGCCAACCTGGAGGGAGACTGTCGGGAGCTTAAGAATTACCTGCAG GACTTGGAGAGGGCAAACCAGACCCTGAAGGACGAGTACGACGCCCTGCAGATCACGTTCTCTGCTCTGGAGGAGAAACTGAGGAAAACCACAGAGGACAACCAGGAGCTTGTGTCTCGATGGATGGCAGAGAAAGCTCAGGAGGCCAACAGGCTGAACGCTGAGAACGAGAAGGACAGCAG ACGCAGACAGGCCAAACTGCAGAAGGAGCTGGCAGATGCTGCCAAAGAACCTCTGCCCATCGACCC GGATGACGACATTGAGGTTCTGGCTGAAGATggagggaaggggggaggagagacCTCACCGAACAGACCGCTCAGCAGAACTCCCAG TAAGAAAATctctcagcctcctcctggTGGTCTGCTGGACTCTATCTCCAACATATTTGG GCGTCGAACTGCTAACTCTTTCAGCACTTCACCTGAAAACCATGAGGCTCCATCAGGAGTGTGTGCAGAAGTTCGAGTCCCAACCACAGccctgcatgtgttt GAAGCCCATGACGGTGAGGTTAACGCGGTCAGGTTCAGCCCCGGCTCCCGTCTGCTGGCTACAGGAGGGATGGACCGCAGGGTGAAGCTGTGGGAGGTTGTTGCAG gTCGTTGTGAGCCTAAAGGAGCTCTGACCGGCAGTAACGCAGGAATCACCAGCATTGAGTTTGACAGCGCT ggtTCGTACCTGCTGGCTGCCTCTAATGACTTTGCCAGTCGGATCTGGACTGTAGATGACTACAGACTGAGG CACACCTTGACAGGTCACAGTGGGAAGGTGCTGTCGGCTCGTTTCCTATTGGACAACGCTCGGATCGTCTCCGGGAGCTATGACCGAACGCTCAAACTGTGGGATCTCCGCAGCAAAGTCT GTATGAAGACGGtgtttgctggttccagctgtAACGACATCGTCTGTACGGAGCAGTGTGTCATGAGTGGACACTTTGATAAGAAAGTTCGATTCTGGGATATCAG AGCGGAGAGTATAGTACGagagctggagctgctgggcAGAGTGACGTCTCTGGACCTGAACCATGACCGAACCGAGCTGCTCACCTGCTCCAGAGACGACCTGATAAAGATCATCGATCTGCGCACCAATGCTGTCAGACAGACATTCAG tgctcAGGGCTTCAAGTGTGGAGCTGACTGGACCAGAGTCACCTTCAG TCCGGACGGTAGCTACGTGACTGGAGGATCAGCTGATGGAGCTCTGTACGTCTGGAATGTCCTGACAGGGAAAGTTGACAGAACTCTGGACCGAAACCACAA CTCTGCCATCAATTCGGTGTCCTGGTCCCCTTCAGGAGCGTACGTGGCCAGTGTGGAGAAAGGCAGCAAGGCCATCCTGTGGTCTGACATGTGA
- the atg16l1 gene encoding autophagy-related protein 16-1 isoform X1: MAERRVECTWKRHISEQLKLRDQVQRQAFEEIIHQYNRLLEKSDLQAVLSERYQTEKYDVQRGHEASLGADSSRSDALQQEMAQMRIKHQEELTELHKKRGELAQSVIELNNQIQQKDKEIQSNEAKMLEYQQQIANLEGDCRELKNYLQDLERANQTLKDEYDALQITFSALEEKLRKTTEDNQELVSRWMAEKAQEANRLNAENEKDSRRRQAKLQKELADAAKEPLPIDPDDDIEVLAEDGGKGGGETSPNRPLSRTPSKKISQPPPGGLLDSISNIFGVSECVQPGLLPPHSRRRTANSFSTSPENHEAPSGVCAEVRVPTTALHVFEAHDGEVNAVRFSPGSRLLATGGMDRRVKLWEVVAGRCEPKGALTGSNAGITSIEFDSAGSYLLAASNDFASRIWTVDDYRLRHTLTGHSGKVLSARFLLDNARIVSGSYDRTLKLWDLRSKVCMKTVFAGSSCNDIVCTEQCVMSGHFDKKVRFWDIRAESIVRELELLGRVTSLDLNHDRTELLTCSRDDLIKIIDLRTNAVRQTFSAQGFKCGADWTRVTFSPDGSYVTGGSADGALYVWNVLTGKVDRTLDRNHNSAINSVSWSPSGAYVASVEKGSKAILWSDM, translated from the exons ATGGCGGAGCGGCGGGTGGAGTGCACATGGAAAAGACACATCTCAGagcagctgaagctcagagaCCAAGTGCAGAGACAGGCCTTCGAGGAGATCATCCACCAGT ATAACCGTCTGCTGGAGAAGTCCGACCTGCAGGCTGTTCTGTCAGAAAGATACCAGACCGAGAAATATGATGTCCAGAGAGGACATGAGGCCAG TTTGGGTGCAGACTCAAGTCGCAGCGACGCTCTGCAGCAGGAAATGGCTCAGATGAGAATTAAACACCAGGAGGAGCTGACGGAGCTACACAAGAAGCGAGGGGAG CTGGCTCAGAGTGTGATTGAGCTGAACAACCAGAttcaacaaaaagacaaagagatcCAGAGCAATGAGGCCAA GATGTTGGAGTATCAGCAGCAAATTGCCAACCTGGAGGGAGACTGTCGGGAGCTTAAGAATTACCTGCAG GACTTGGAGAGGGCAAACCAGACCCTGAAGGACGAGTACGACGCCCTGCAGATCACGTTCTCTGCTCTGGAGGAGAAACTGAGGAAAACCACAGAGGACAACCAGGAGCTTGTGTCTCGATGGATGGCAGAGAAAGCTCAGGAGGCCAACAGGCTGAACGCTGAGAACGAGAAGGACAGCAG ACGCAGACAGGCCAAACTGCAGAAGGAGCTGGCAGATGCTGCCAAAGAACCTCTGCCCATCGACCC GGATGACGACATTGAGGTTCTGGCTGAAGATggagggaaggggggaggagagacCTCACCGAACAGACCGCTCAGCAGAACTCCCAG TAAGAAAATctctcagcctcctcctggTGGTCTGCTGGACTCTATCTCCAACATATTTGG agtGTCTGAGTGTGTTCAGCCTGGACTCCTCCCACCACACTCCAG GCGTCGAACTGCTAACTCTTTCAGCACTTCACCTGAAAACCATGAGGCTCCATCAGGAGTGTGTGCAGAAGTTCGAGTCCCAACCACAGccctgcatgtgttt GAAGCCCATGACGGTGAGGTTAACGCGGTCAGGTTCAGCCCCGGCTCCCGTCTGCTGGCTACAGGAGGGATGGACCGCAGGGTGAAGCTGTGGGAGGTTGTTGCAG gTCGTTGTGAGCCTAAAGGAGCTCTGACCGGCAGTAACGCAGGAATCACCAGCATTGAGTTTGACAGCGCT ggtTCGTACCTGCTGGCTGCCTCTAATGACTTTGCCAGTCGGATCTGGACTGTAGATGACTACAGACTGAGG CACACCTTGACAGGTCACAGTGGGAAGGTGCTGTCGGCTCGTTTCCTATTGGACAACGCTCGGATCGTCTCCGGGAGCTATGACCGAACGCTCAAACTGTGGGATCTCCGCAGCAAAGTCT GTATGAAGACGGtgtttgctggttccagctgtAACGACATCGTCTGTACGGAGCAGTGTGTCATGAGTGGACACTTTGATAAGAAAGTTCGATTCTGGGATATCAG AGCGGAGAGTATAGTACGagagctggagctgctgggcAGAGTGACGTCTCTGGACCTGAACCATGACCGAACCGAGCTGCTCACCTGCTCCAGAGACGACCTGATAAAGATCATCGATCTGCGCACCAATGCTGTCAGACAGACATTCAG tgctcAGGGCTTCAAGTGTGGAGCTGACTGGACCAGAGTCACCTTCAG TCCGGACGGTAGCTACGTGACTGGAGGATCAGCTGATGGAGCTCTGTACGTCTGGAATGTCCTGACAGGGAAAGTTGACAGAACTCTGGACCGAAACCACAA CTCTGCCATCAATTCGGTGTCCTGGTCCCCTTCAGGAGCGTACGTGGCCAGTGTGGAGAAAGGCAGCAAGGCCATCCTGTGGTCTGACATGTGA
- the atg16l1 gene encoding autophagy-related protein 16-1 isoform X2, with product MAERRVECTWKRHISEQLKLRDQVQRQAFEEIIHQYNRLLEKSDLQAVLSERYQTEKYDVQRGHEASLGADSSRSDALQQEMAQMRIKHQEELTELHKKRGELAQSVIELNNQIQQKDKEIQSNEAKMLEYQQQIANLEGDCRELKNYLQDLERANQTLKDEYDALQITFSALEEKLRKTTEDNQELVSRWMAEKAQEANRLNAENEKDSRRRQAKLQKELADAAKEPLPIDPDDDIEVLAEDGGKGGGETSPNRPLSRTPSKKISQPPPGGLLDSISNIFGRRRTANSFSTSPENHEAPSGVCAEVRVPTTALHVFEAHDGEVNAVRFSPGSRLLATGGMDRRVKLWEVVAGRCEPKGALTGSNAGITSIEFDSAGSYLLAASNDFASRIWTVDDYRLRHTLTGHSGKVLSARFLLDNARIVSGSYDRTLKLWDLRSKVCMKTVFAGSSCNDIVCTEQCVMSGHFDKKVRFWDIRAESIVRELELLGRVTSLDLNHDRTELLTCSRDDLIKIIDLRTNAVRQTFSAQGFKCGADWTRVTFSPDGSYVTGGSADGALYVWNVLTGKVDRTLDRNHNSAINSVSWSPSGAYVASVEKGSKAILWSDM from the exons ATGGCGGAGCGGCGGGTGGAGTGCACATGGAAAAGACACATCTCAGagcagctgaagctcagagaCCAAGTGCAGAGACAGGCCTTCGAGGAGATCATCCACCAGT ATAACCGTCTGCTGGAGAAGTCCGACCTGCAGGCTGTTCTGTCAGAAAGATACCAGACCGAGAAATATGATGTCCAGAGAGGACATGAGGCCAG TTTGGGTGCAGACTCAAGTCGCAGCGACGCTCTGCAGCAGGAAATGGCTCAGATGAGAATTAAACACCAGGAGGAGCTGACGGAGCTACACAAGAAGCGAGGGGAG CTGGCTCAGAGTGTGATTGAGCTGAACAACCAGAttcaacaaaaagacaaagagatcCAGAGCAATGAGGCCAA GATGTTGGAGTATCAGCAGCAAATTGCCAACCTGGAGGGAGACTGTCGGGAGCTTAAGAATTACCTGCAG GACTTGGAGAGGGCAAACCAGACCCTGAAGGACGAGTACGACGCCCTGCAGATCACGTTCTCTGCTCTGGAGGAGAAACTGAGGAAAACCACAGAGGACAACCAGGAGCTTGTGTCTCGATGGATGGCAGAGAAAGCTCAGGAGGCCAACAGGCTGAACGCTGAGAACGAGAAGGACAGCAG ACGCAGACAGGCCAAACTGCAGAAGGAGCTGGCAGATGCTGCCAAAGAACCTCTGCCCATCGACCC GGATGACGACATTGAGGTTCTGGCTGAAGATggagggaaggggggaggagagacCTCACCGAACAGACCGCTCAGCAGAACTCCCAG TAAGAAAATctctcagcctcctcctggTGGTCTGCTGGACTCTATCTCCAACATATTTGG CAGGCGTCGAACTGCTAACTCTTTCAGCACTTCACCTGAAAACCATGAGGCTCCATCAGGAGTGTGTGCAGAAGTTCGAGTCCCAACCACAGccctgcatgtgttt GAAGCCCATGACGGTGAGGTTAACGCGGTCAGGTTCAGCCCCGGCTCCCGTCTGCTGGCTACAGGAGGGATGGACCGCAGGGTGAAGCTGTGGGAGGTTGTTGCAG gTCGTTGTGAGCCTAAAGGAGCTCTGACCGGCAGTAACGCAGGAATCACCAGCATTGAGTTTGACAGCGCT ggtTCGTACCTGCTGGCTGCCTCTAATGACTTTGCCAGTCGGATCTGGACTGTAGATGACTACAGACTGAGG CACACCTTGACAGGTCACAGTGGGAAGGTGCTGTCGGCTCGTTTCCTATTGGACAACGCTCGGATCGTCTCCGGGAGCTATGACCGAACGCTCAAACTGTGGGATCTCCGCAGCAAAGTCT GTATGAAGACGGtgtttgctggttccagctgtAACGACATCGTCTGTACGGAGCAGTGTGTCATGAGTGGACACTTTGATAAGAAAGTTCGATTCTGGGATATCAG AGCGGAGAGTATAGTACGagagctggagctgctgggcAGAGTGACGTCTCTGGACCTGAACCATGACCGAACCGAGCTGCTCACCTGCTCCAGAGACGACCTGATAAAGATCATCGATCTGCGCACCAATGCTGTCAGACAGACATTCAG tgctcAGGGCTTCAAGTGTGGAGCTGACTGGACCAGAGTCACCTTCAG TCCGGACGGTAGCTACGTGACTGGAGGATCAGCTGATGGAGCTCTGTACGTCTGGAATGTCCTGACAGGGAAAGTTGACAGAACTCTGGACCGAAACCACAA CTCTGCCATCAATTCGGTGTCCTGGTCCCCTTCAGGAGCGTACGTGGCCAGTGTGGAGAAAGGCAGCAAGGCCATCCTGTGGTCTGACATGTGA